The region CAATGTTCTCTTTCTTTATGTGATGAAGCTCCTGATGGGGATGGTATACGCCCAGCGGGAATTCCTCTGTGGTAATATTATTGCGCAGCACCAAATCCAGTTCAAAGGTATCCCCAACCTTTCTGGCAATGGGCGTAATGGTGTTATGAGGTTCTCCGTCTGTCTCGGCAAAGATAAATGCATCCTCATCCGTATAGCCTCTCCATGCTCCCAGTACAGCATCCCCCAGCTCAATCAGTCTGTCCGGGTCAGCCGCCCGAAGCCGCAGCACGGACATAGGCCAGAATACGATTCCCGCTTCCACATCCTCGTACCCTTTTATGGTAAAATGCTTCTCTATGGGCGCTTTTGCCATGGCAAAGGTATAATGTCCCCCCTGGAAATGGTCATGGCTCAGGATGGATCCTCCCACAATGGGAAGGTCCGCATTGGAGCCCAGGAAATAATGGGGAAACTGTTTGATAAAGTCAAACAGCTTTCTGAATGCCGCCTTATCAATTTTCATAGGCACATGCTGTCCGTTAAACACGATGCAGTGCTCATTATAGTACACATATGGGGAATACTGGAATCCCCACTGACTGTCATTGATGGTAATGGGAATGATTCTGTGGTTATTCCGGGCAGGATGATTGGTCCGCCCCGCATATCCCACGTTCTCCATGCACAGCTGGCATTTGGGATAGCCGCTCTGCTTGGCTAGTTTAGCCGCGGCAATGGCCTTTGGATCCTTTTCCGGTTTGGACAGGTTTACCGTAATGTCTAACGTACCGTAACGGGTATCCGTGGTCCACTTCATATCCCTTGCAATGCGGTAACGGCGGATATAGTCGGAGTCCTGGCTAAAGCCGTAATACCAGTCAGTTGCTTTCTCAGGGGACTCCTCATAGCGTTTCCAGAATTCTTTTACCACCTCGCCCGGTCTTGGCATCAGGCAGTTCATCAGCTTTGTGTCGAGCAGATCCCGGTAAACCACGCTGTCCTCCTTAAGCACGCCCGTGTCCGCGGCACAGTCCAGAAGCTCCTTTAAAATGGCCTCCAAATCCCCGCTCTCCGCCGGCCCCTGGGGTTCTTCATACTCGTCCATTCCCATCACATCCAGGATTTGGTTCCTGGCATAAATAGCGTCCACCTCAGATATGAGCCCCTTATCCAGACCGTACTGTACCAATCCCTTAACCGCTTCATAAACCATAGAAATATCCTCCCTGTACACTCTTCCATCTAAGCGCAGCCACATGCCGCTGTTTTCTTCCATTATAACCCTCACACCCCGTAACCACAATGCACTTTTTTACTTTTATATCCTGTTTTTGTTAAACGGATCGGAGTAAACGGTTCACCCGGCCCACCAGAATTCCTCCCAGAAGGCCAATCAGCGCTCCCGCCGCACAGCCTGCTGTCAGAAGCACCGGCAGGTAGGAAAACACGCCGAACGTATTCACCACAAAGGCCGCCATCAGAAACTGTCCGATATTATGGGCCACTCCTCCCAATATGCTGACTCCCACCATTCCGAACAGCCTGAACCGCTTGCACAGGGCCATGATGGTAAGGCTCAGGGCAGTCCCCGACAGACCAAACAGGATGGCCGAAGGCGGCCCAAACAGGATGCCTGATAAAAGTATGCGCACCACGCTGATAAGAGCTGTCTCTTTTGTTCCCATACAGTACAGTCCCACCATGGTAACCAGATTAGCCAGCCCCAGCTTTACCCCGGGCGCTCCCAGATATACCGGCACCAATGACTCCACGTATCCCAGCACCAGTGCCAGGGCTGTCAGTATCCCAAAAAGGGCCGCATTTCTGGCAGAGGCTCCGGGGACTTGTTTTGCCTGGCCTTTTTTCACCGTTACAGCTGAGTCTTTATATGATTCTGTGACTGCCTTTTTCTGATTCGTCATATGATCCTCCCGTCTTCATCGCGGCATTTCATCCTTGCCCTGCGCTCTGTGTTGAACACGCATGTTCAACACGCATATAGTATACCATGCATGACCCAATTCTTCCATAGTGCCTTGGAGCGTAGGCGGCAACAGAACGGCAACCGTCTGAACTGTTTTCATGTATGAAAATGGACGGGAATGAATTACCACCGCTGCCTGTGCGAAAACTCATTGTATGCAATGGCGTATTGTGATAAAATTCTTAAGGAAAGTATCAGATTCAGAGCGACAAAAAAATGAACAGCTTATGCAAAAGATAAACTGCTCTGAATGTGATTCTTTCCAATTGTACCAAGTCGCGGAACTTTAGCCATAGGCTGTATGGGGATAGTATTTCCCCAGGGAAGCTTAAAATAGTGGATTATGGTGGTCTGCAATGCAGAAGCAGGACGATTTTAGCTGTATCCCATATTTTTGGGTATGCTTCGCAGACCTCCCGATGGCAGGTCTTAAAAAATATATAGGAAAGCAGCCTGTCA is a window of Enterocloster clostridioformis DNA encoding:
- the galT gene encoding UDP-glucose--hexose-1-phosphate uridylyltransferase translates to MEENSGMWLRLDGRVYREDISMVYEAVKGLVQYGLDKGLISEVDAIYARNQILDVMGMDEYEEPQGPAESGDLEAILKELLDCAADTGVLKEDSVVYRDLLDTKLMNCLMPRPGEVVKEFWKRYEESPEKATDWYYGFSQDSDYIRRYRIARDMKWTTDTRYGTLDITVNLSKPEKDPKAIAAAKLAKQSGYPKCQLCMENVGYAGRTNHPARNNHRIIPITINDSQWGFQYSPYVYYNEHCIVFNGQHVPMKIDKAAFRKLFDFIKQFPHYFLGSNADLPIVGGSILSHDHFQGGHYTFAMAKAPIEKHFTIKGYEDVEAGIVFWPMSVLRLRAADPDRLIELGDAVLGAWRGYTDEDAFIFAETDGEPHNTITPIARKVGDTFELDLVLRNNITTEEFPLGVYHPHQELHHIKKENIGLIEVMGLAVLPSRLKTELAMLGEYMVDGKDIRRDEVLEKHADWVEEFLPVYQEKGIPVTRDNVWSILQEEVGKVFARVLEDAGVYKCDGQGRRAFARFLHFVGFEEV
- a CDS encoding Gx transporter family protein, with translation MTNQKKAVTESYKDSAVTVKKGQAKQVPGASARNAALFGILTALALVLGYVESLVPVYLGAPGVKLGLANLVTMVGLYCMGTKETALISVVRILLSGILFGPPSAILFGLSGTALSLTIMALCKRFRLFGMVGVSILGGVAHNIGQFLMAAFVVNTFGVFSYLPVLLTAGCAAGALIGLLGGILVGRVNRLLRSV